A part of Desertifilum tharense IPPAS B-1220 genomic DNA contains:
- a CDS encoding DUF177 domain-containing protein: MEAIYIPQLAKALDGTEVLEVREHLPDLQTLMPVQGKLKVKHCGNYLEVSARVETIITLTCDRCLQQYNHRLKLKTRELIWLEALPEEPGLIPLEREVSLEELVETLPPQGYFDPATWLYEQLCLELPHRQLCDGACPGIAPSEDRPAEITKPVDRRWASLEALKNQLP; this comes from the coding sequence ATGGAGGCAATCTACATTCCCCAGTTGGCTAAGGCTCTCGATGGCACAGAAGTCTTAGAGGTTAGAGAACATCTCCCCGATTTACAAACCCTGATGCCCGTTCAGGGCAAGCTGAAAGTAAAGCATTGCGGGAATTATTTAGAAGTCTCTGCCAGAGTAGAAACGATTATTACGCTGACGTGCGATCGCTGTTTGCAACAATACAACCATCGCCTGAAACTCAAAACCCGCGAATTGATTTGGTTAGAAGCATTGCCTGAAGAGCCGGGGTTAATTCCCCTAGAGCGGGAAGTCAGCTTAGAAGAATTGGTGGAAACCTTGCCCCCCCAAGGCTATTTCGATCCCGCCACTTGGCTGTACGAACAACTGTGTTTAGAATTACCCCATCGCCAATTGTGCGATGGCGCTTGCCCCGGTATCGCCCCGTCTGAGGATCGACCTGCCGAAATCACAAAACCCGTGGATCGACGTTGGGCGAGTCTCGAAGCCTTAAAAAATCAATTGCCCTAG
- a CDS encoding AAA family ATPase, whose translation MSFQQEFELLVRSRYPVIYIPTAEEERVEGAIAQSASRLGNRGIYIWDFVDGYQGNPNDTGFGRRNPLQALEFVEKLPVDAPAIFILRDFHRFLDDISIARKLRNLSRRLKSQPKNLVILSAQLEIPSDLSELISVLEFPLPAAEEIRLEISRLLGAVGKALDEKSLDEIVRSCQGLSIDRIRRVLAKAIATHGEVRPEDVELILEEKRQTIRQTQILDFYPTQAEISDIGGLENLKDWLLRRGGAFSEKARAYGLPHPRGLLLVGIQGTGKSLTAKAIAHHWHLPLLRLDVGRLFGGLVGESESRTRQMIQLAEALAPCVLWIDEIDKAFSGVGSKGDAGTANRVFGTFITWLAEKTSPVFVVATANDIQALPPEMLRKGRFDEIFFVGLPSQEERHAIFSVHLSRLRSHNLKNYDIERLAYETPDFSGAEIEQTIIEAMHIGFSQNRDFTTDDILEAASQMVPLARTAQDQIRFLQDWAAAGKARLASRQTSLKTSIGRQF comes from the coding sequence ATGAGCTTTCAACAGGAGTTTGAACTGCTAGTGCGATCGCGCTACCCCGTTATCTATATTCCCACAGCGGAAGAAGAACGGGTCGAAGGGGCGATCGCGCAATCCGCCAGCCGCTTAGGAAATCGCGGCATCTATATTTGGGACTTTGTGGACGGCTATCAAGGCAACCCCAACGATACGGGATTTGGGCGGCGCAACCCCCTACAGGCGCTAGAATTTGTCGAAAAGTTGCCCGTTGATGCCCCCGCCATTTTCATCCTGCGCGACTTTCACCGCTTCTTAGACGATATTTCCATTGCCCGAAAACTGCGTAACTTATCGCGCCGTCTCAAATCTCAACCCAAAAATTTAGTGATTCTTTCGGCACAACTAGAAATTCCCTCAGATTTAAGCGAACTGATTAGCGTCTTAGAATTTCCCTTACCCGCCGCCGAAGAAATTCGCCTGGAAATTAGCCGCCTGTTAGGAGCTGTGGGCAAAGCTCTAGATGAAAAAAGCTTAGATGAAATTGTCCGTTCCTGCCAGGGTCTTTCGATTGACCGCATTCGGCGGGTTTTAGCCAAAGCGATCGCCACCCACGGGGAAGTCCGCCCCGAAGATGTGGAGCTGATCCTCGAAGAAAAGCGTCAAACCATTCGCCAGACTCAAATTCTCGACTTTTATCCCACCCAAGCGGAAATTTCTGATATCGGTGGGTTAGAAAACCTCAAAGATTGGTTATTGCGGCGCGGCGGGGCCTTTTCTGAAAAAGCTAGAGCCTACGGCTTGCCCCATCCTCGCGGTTTATTGTTAGTCGGGATTCAAGGAACAGGTAAATCTTTAACCGCAAAAGCGATCGCCCATCACTGGCACCTTCCCCTATTGCGTTTAGATGTCGGTCGATTATTTGGCGGTTTAGTCGGAGAATCAGAATCTCGCACCCGACAGATGATTCAACTTGCTGAAGCCCTCGCGCCCTGCGTTCTCTGGATTGATGAAATTGATAAAGCCTTTTCTGGCGTGGGCAGCAAAGGCGATGCAGGTACCGCTAACCGCGTATTTGGCACCTTTATCACCTGGCTGGCTGAAAAAACCTCCCCCGTTTTTGTCGTCGCCACCGCCAACGATATCCAAGCCTTACCGCCGGAAATGCTCCGCAAAGGGCGCTTTGATGAAATCTTTTTTGTCGGCTTACCCAGTCAAGAAGAACGCCACGCGATCTTTTCAGTGCATTTGTCCCGATTGCGATCGCACAATCTGAAAAATTACGATATCGAACGATTGGCTTACGAAACTCCCGATTTTTCTGGGGCAGAAATCGAACAAACCATTATCGAAGCCATGCACATCGGGTTTAGCCAAAATCGCGACTTTACCACCGATGATATCCTCGAAGCGGCGAGCCAAATGGTTCCCCTAGCCCGGACTGCCCAAGATCAAATCCGCTTTTTACAAGATTGGGCTGCCGCCGGGAAAGCCCGTTTAGCTTCGCGACAAACTAGCCTGAAAACCTCAATTGGACGGCAATTCTAG
- a CDS encoding peptidoglycan-binding protein, whose product MDFLAYTYSALAYEDPSVSTVQLNWKQFSHKIALWLLSVLSAIAIGEVYRPAFAQVIYRTLQFGQSGTDVELVQLCLLELGYFGGPVTGRFEASTRDAVRNFKFANRDLFPVNDIVDPETAAFLFDRCPQLTAFDRVRISPTPQPIAPPPPPGVTGNFGNELRFGDRGPEVTRLQTLLRNAGFNPGDIDGIFGPNTQAALFDFQRTFGLFQSGIYDLSTQQALERRTVPPTASRPQTTTTFRTLQRGDTGPEVFDLQTRLQEASRRFANPRFDPGVADSIFGARTEEAVRQYQLAFGFQPANGVARPDLIADLRGINVAERPARGPQRYVVVVPGRSTDRLLRVREVFQGARVFADRRGSYVYAGGYQNRNEAESMSFSLKARGLDARVDFMPDPVLGLLN is encoded by the coding sequence ATGGACTTTTTAGCGTATACGTACTCGGCTCTGGCTTACGAAGATCCGTCAGTCAGTACGGTTCAATTGAACTGGAAACAGTTTTCTCATAAAATTGCCCTATGGCTGCTGTCGGTTTTGAGCGCGATCGCGATCGGTGAGGTCTATCGCCCCGCCTTTGCCCAAGTGATTTATCGGACGCTGCAATTTGGTCAAAGCGGGACAGATGTTGAGCTAGTTCAGCTTTGTTTGCTGGAGTTGGGCTATTTTGGCGGCCCGGTTACAGGACGGTTTGAGGCATCCACGCGCGATGCAGTCCGCAATTTTAAGTTTGCCAACCGCGATCTCTTTCCGGTAAATGATATTGTCGATCCGGAAACAGCAGCATTTCTCTTTGACAGATGTCCTCAACTCACGGCGTTCGATCGCGTTAGGATTAGTCCAACTCCTCAACCGATTGCTCCCCCTCCACCCCCAGGTGTTACGGGCAACTTTGGTAATGAACTTCGGTTTGGCGATCGCGGGCCGGAAGTCACTCGCCTACAAACCTTGTTGAGAAATGCGGGGTTTAATCCAGGTGACATTGATGGGATTTTTGGTCCCAATACCCAAGCTGCCTTATTCGATTTTCAGCGGACTTTTGGTTTATTCCAAAGCGGTATTTACGATCTCTCCACTCAGCAAGCTTTAGAAAGAAGAACTGTACCCCCTACTGCATCACGTCCTCAAACGACTACTACATTCAGAACGCTACAACGAGGCGATACAGGCCCAGAAGTTTTCGATCTGCAAACGCGCTTGCAAGAGGCGAGTCGCCGTTTTGCCAATCCTCGTTTCGATCCAGGGGTTGCAGATAGTATTTTTGGCGCTCGCACAGAAGAAGCAGTTCGCCAATATCAGCTTGCCTTTGGGTTTCAACCTGCTAATGGGGTTGCTCGACCGGATCTGATCGCCGATCTAAGAGGCATCAATGTTGCCGAACGACCGGCTAGAGGCCCCCAACGCTATGTAGTTGTGGTTCCCGGACGCAGTACCGATCGCTTGCTGCGAGTGCGCGAAGTCTTCCAAGGGGCTAGGGTTTTTGCCGATCGCAGAGGCAGCTACGTGTATGCGGGAGGGTATCAAAATCGTAACGAAGCTGAAAGCATGTCCTTTTCATTAAAAGCCAGAGGTCTTGATGCCAGAGTAGACTTTATGCCCGATCCAGTGCTGGGGTTACTCAATTAA
- a CDS encoding peptidoglycan-binding protein: MESLAYLYVALNYEAPEPELNLKALPCLRSSSTFALQLLVASVFVGLSSSASYANSLQRGMSGPEVMALQEKLQALGYFEPCPTGYFGEATQEAAQRFQRDRGLTADGVVGSQTQSALASNSTAQRSPQASPSSSVFDTSSFTAPTATSSPTPQTQNFDSPSFTTRTPTPQTQNFDSPSFTPQTPTPTPTFDSRPSTPPAQSSTFDTRPFTGSTETPQAIETPSTAPSRRVSEVPSSSRMLRLGDRAPEVGTLQNALRQAGFYHGETSGYFDAATEEAVIYFQQASGLSADGIIGPQTRSLLLSQSTPSTSTPATSTSRSILRHGESGEAVTHLQQALTAAGFYDGPITGYFGSLTEAALVDFQQAKGINADGIAGPATQSALMNYSSSASAASYSAGRNFYDEFSVLQLQERLQARGLYAGSLDGIDGPMTQAAVEAATQRYLVSESEIRNGRF; the protein is encoded by the coding sequence ATGGAATCATTAGCCTACTTATATGTAGCCCTCAATTACGAAGCACCTGAACCGGAGTTAAACCTGAAAGCCTTGCCTTGCTTGAGGAGTAGCTCTACTTTTGCCCTTCAGTTACTCGTTGCTAGCGTTTTTGTAGGATTGAGTAGTAGTGCTAGTTATGCAAATTCTCTCCAGCGAGGGATGTCTGGCCCGGAGGTGATGGCATTACAAGAAAAGTTGCAGGCGTTGGGTTATTTTGAGCCTTGTCCGACTGGGTATTTTGGCGAAGCCACCCAAGAAGCGGCTCAACGGTTTCAGCGCGATCGCGGTTTAACTGCTGATGGTGTCGTGGGTTCGCAAACCCAATCCGCTTTAGCCAGCAACAGTACGGCGCAACGTTCGCCTCAAGCCTCCCCTTCATCCTCAGTTTTTGATACCAGTTCCTTCACAGCGCCAACCGCCACATCCTCACCGACTCCCCAAACCCAAAATTTCGACTCTCCATCCTTTACCACCCGAACTCCCACTCCGCAAACCCAAAATTTCGATTCCCCATCCTTTACCCCCCAAACGCCCACTCCCACCCCAACCTTTGACAGCAGACCTTCCACCCCACCCGCTCAAAGTTCAACCTTCGACACTCGACCCTTTACCGGCTCAACTGAAACGCCACAAGCGATCGAAACCCCCTCAACTGCTCCATCGCGCCGAGTTAGTGAGGTTCCTAGTTCTAGCCGAATGTTACGCTTAGGCGATCGCGCTCCGGAAGTCGGAACGTTACAAAATGCTTTGCGTCAAGCCGGGTTTTACCACGGGGAAACCAGCGGTTACTTTGACGCGGCTACCGAAGAAGCCGTCATCTACTTTCAACAAGCCTCTGGACTCAGCGCAGATGGCATTATTGGCCCGCAAACCCGCAGCCTCCTGCTCTCGCAAAGTACCCCCTCTACCTCAACGCCTGCAACCTCTACAAGTCGCAGCATCTTGCGCCACGGTGAAAGCGGCGAGGCGGTGACGCACTTGCAGCAAGCCTTAACGGCGGCGGGATTTTATGATGGGCCAATTACGGGCTATTTTGGCAGCCTCACAGAAGCCGCACTCGTGGACTTTCAGCAAGCCAAGGGGATTAATGCGGATGGCATTGCAGGCCCGGCGACCCAATCTGCCTTGATGAATTATAGTTCCTCTGCCAGCGCCGCTAGTTATAGTGCGGGTCGGAACTTTTACGACGAGTTCAGCGTCCTACAACTCCAAGAACGATTGCAAGCTCGCGGCTTATATGCCGGTTCGCTAGATGGCATTGATGGTCCAATGACTCAAGCCGCCGTTGAAGCCGCCACACAGCGCTATCTCGTCAGCGAAAGCGAAATTCGCAATGGACGCTTTTAA
- a CDS encoding R3H domain-containing nucleic acid-binding protein — protein MPENQMQRGQQWLEQLLQQVGLPAAVSPQIQTPTPELESCWLTIDSQPLTPEQIQLLIGAEGTVLDSIQYLANTILNIGQPPEAQQAYTIELNGYRARRQAELQRLAVEAAEQVRATGVEFEMKSLSSAERRQVHTFLKVYEDIETESRGREPDRRLVVRRLVNS, from the coding sequence ATGCCAGAAAACCAAATGCAACGCGGTCAGCAGTGGCTAGAACAACTGCTCCAACAAGTCGGTTTACCGGCGGCGGTGAGTCCCCAAATTCAAACTCCCACCCCTGAGTTAGAAAGCTGCTGGCTCACCATCGACAGCCAACCCCTAACCCCCGAACAAATTCAACTTCTAATTGGTGCAGAAGGAACGGTCTTAGACTCCATTCAATATCTGGCCAACACAATTCTCAATATCGGCCAGCCCCCAGAAGCACAACAAGCCTATACCATTGAATTAAATGGCTATCGCGCCCGCCGCCAAGCCGAACTGCAACGCCTCGCCGTGGAAGCAGCCGAACAAGTCCGAGCAACGGGAGTAGAGTTTGAAATGAAATCGCTTTCCTCCGCAGAACGGCGACAGGTTCATACCTTTCTCAAGGTCTATGAGGATATTGAAACCGAAAGTCGCGGTCGAGAGCCGGATCGACGCTTGGTGGTGCGGCGTTTAGTAAATAGTTAG
- a CDS encoding SH3 domain-containing protein: MLSAILKFILGVFFALALLLAGSVAAARYFITKMTAPPPRPVFANDRPAALQSAVAGQSAPASSAAQPAPAAAPAPKPLPDGAFEARVIWPDGLILREASGPDANRVGGVGYNERVIVLQESGDKAWQKIRLNGSEQEGWVKAGNLERIN, from the coding sequence ATGCTATCTGCAATCTTAAAGTTTATCCTCGGCGTGTTCTTCGCCTTAGCGTTACTGCTCGCGGGCAGCGTCGCCGCCGCTCGCTATTTCATCACCAAGATGACTGCACCCCCGCCCAGACCTGTTTTCGCCAACGATCGGCCGGCTGCCCTTCAGAGCGCAGTTGCAGGTCAAAGCGCACCCGCCTCTTCTGCCGCTCAACCTGCTCCGGCGGCTGCTCCGGCTCCCAAACCTTTACCCGATGGAGCCTTTGAAGCGCGGGTCATTTGGCCCGATGGCTTAATCTTACGCGAGGCTTCAGGGCCTGATGCCAACCGCGTCGGGGGCGTGGGCTATAACGAGCGCGTCATTGTTCTCCAAGAAAGTGGCGATAAAGCTTGGCAAAAAATCCGTCTGAACGGCAGCGAACAAGAAGGTTGGGTGAAAGCGGGCAACCTGGAAAGAATTAACTAA